In the genome of Rhodoplanes sp. Z2-YC6860, one region contains:
- a CDS encoding tetratricopeptide repeat protein, which produces MSFLPRIRFGKDPETELLEQRVSTLQAALKQCSEVAGRWSEFRRTVTAVIAVLMLGLGFALGVYREPIQQSAVDLARMIGLANSVPSADAAYAAYKNGDYDSALRMARSLAAGGDAAAQFYLGVMYSEGKGVPQDYAEAAKWYRAAADRGDAQAQYNLGISYAKGEAGDQDDVSAYFWLNLAAARFLPSDTRRGVAISSREAVAKRMTADQIAVAQKRASMWKPQ; this is translated from the coding sequence ATGTCGTTCTTGCCGCGAATTCGATTTGGCAAAGACCCCGAAACCGAACTTCTGGAGCAGCGCGTTTCGACGTTGCAGGCGGCTCTGAAGCAGTGCTCGGAGGTGGCCGGGCGCTGGTCTGAATTCAGGCGAACCGTGACCGCTGTCATCGCCGTCCTCATGCTCGGGCTGGGCTTTGCGCTTGGCGTCTATCGCGAACCGATCCAGCAGTCCGCCGTCGATCTGGCACGAATGATAGGTCTCGCCAACTCGGTCCCGAGCGCCGATGCGGCCTACGCGGCCTATAAAAACGGCGACTATGACTCCGCGCTGCGGATGGCGCGTTCACTGGCCGCCGGCGGCGACGCGGCGGCCCAGTTCTACCTCGGGGTCATGTATTCCGAAGGCAAGGGCGTGCCGCAGGACTATGCCGAGGCTGCGAAATGGTATCGCGCCGCCGCGGATCGTGGCGACGCCCAGGCGCAATACAATCTCGGGATCTCCTACGCCAAGGGCGAAGCCGGGGACCAGGACGACGTCAGCGCGTATTTCTGGCTCAATCTTGCGGCTGCGCGTTTCTTGCCGTCCGACACCCGCCGGGGCGTTGCCATCAGCAGCCGGGAGGCGGTGGCGAAACGGATGACCGCCGATCAGATTGCCGTGGCGCAGAAGCGGGCGAGCATGTGGAAACCGCAATAA
- a CDS encoding xanthine dehydrogenase family protein molybdopterin-binding subunit, with the protein MTFGKGKHLSRRKFVVGTAAAGGGLALGLSVPFAGTALAQNEANEVNVWVAIKPDDTCVIRIARSEMGQGTLTGLAQLVAEELECDWGKVTTEGVTPGRNLAAKRAWGEMGTGGSRGIRTSQDYVRKGGAAARIMLLQAAADQWKVPVAELKVGKGVITHEASKRKTTYGKVAAAAAKVTPPDPKSITLKDPKTWTIAGKPLKRLDTADKLNGSKVFAIDLKLPGMVCAAIKDCPVFGGKVKSFDAAKVSGMPGVKKVVKVKDTAVAVVADTWWHAKKALDALPIEWDEGESAKVSSASIAEDLKAALGAAETNGDRKNGDALKAIDEAAKKVEAVYATPFLAHACMEVMNATARVTADKAECWVPSQNLEASLAALSEASGVPLSKCEVYRHDLGGGFGRRGGTQDYVTQAVTIAKEFPGIPVKLIWSREEDQAHDFYRPISQCKLTAGLDDKGNLTGLHVRVAGQSINATLNPRGIVGGKDLRQLQGYYAEPGDAQLGYHVPNLLIEYVMRNTHVPVGPWRGVNTNQNAIYMECFIDEVAKAAGKDPLEFRRALMKDYPKHLAVLNAAAGKGGWGKPLPNGVHRGLAQFMGYGSYSAAVAEVSVSDKGALKVHRLVLALDCGHAVNPGQIEAQVQGSVAYGLSAALYGEMPVEKGRITNLNFDTYEIMRLAEFPKVETVIVPTHDFWGGVGEPTICVAAPAVLNAIYAATGKPVRSLPLKNVKLV; encoded by the coding sequence ATGACATTCGGAAAAGGCAAGCACCTCTCCCGCCGCAAGTTCGTGGTCGGCACCGCGGCTGCAGGCGGCGGTCTCGCGCTCGGCCTGAGCGTGCCGTTCGCCGGCACGGCGCTTGCGCAGAACGAGGCCAACGAGGTGAACGTCTGGGTCGCAATCAAGCCCGACGACACCTGCGTGATCCGCATCGCGCGCTCCGAGATGGGGCAGGGCACGCTCACGGGCCTCGCTCAACTCGTTGCCGAAGAACTCGAGTGCGATTGGGGGAAGGTGACGACCGAGGGCGTCACGCCCGGCCGCAATCTCGCGGCCAAGCGCGCGTGGGGCGAGATGGGCACCGGCGGCAGCCGAGGCATCCGCACCTCGCAGGACTATGTCCGGAAAGGCGGCGCGGCCGCCCGCATCATGCTGCTGCAGGCCGCCGCCGATCAGTGGAAGGTGCCGGTTGCCGAACTGAAGGTCGGCAAGGGCGTGATCACCCACGAGGCGAGCAAGCGCAAGACGACCTACGGCAAGGTCGCCGCCGCTGCCGCGAAGGTGACGCCGCCTGATCCCAAGAGCATCACGCTCAAGGACCCGAAGACCTGGACGATCGCCGGCAAGCCGCTGAAGCGGCTCGACACGGCGGATAAGCTCAACGGCAGCAAGGTCTTCGCGATCGACCTGAAGCTCCCCGGCATGGTGTGCGCCGCGATCAAGGACTGTCCGGTGTTCGGCGGCAAGGTGAAAAGCTTCGATGCCGCCAAAGTCTCCGGCATGCCTGGCGTGAAGAAGGTGGTGAAGGTCAAGGACACCGCCGTGGCGGTGGTGGCCGACACCTGGTGGCACGCCAAGAAGGCGCTCGATGCTCTTCCCATCGAATGGGACGAGGGCGAGAGCGCCAAGGTCTCGAGCGCCAGCATCGCCGAGGATCTGAAGGCGGCGCTTGGCGCGGCCGAGACCAATGGCGACCGCAAAAACGGCGATGCGCTCAAAGCGATCGACGAGGCCGCGAAGAAGGTCGAGGCCGTCTACGCCACGCCGTTCCTGGCGCATGCCTGCATGGAGGTGATGAACGCCACGGCGCGCGTCACCGCCGACAAGGCCGAGTGCTGGGTGCCGTCGCAGAATCTCGAAGCCTCGCTCGCGGCGCTGTCGGAGGCCTCCGGCGTGCCGCTGTCGAAATGCGAGGTCTACCGTCACGATCTCGGCGGCGGCTTCGGCCGGCGCGGCGGCACGCAGGACTACGTTACGCAGGCGGTGACGATCGCCAAGGAATTCCCCGGCATCCCGGTCAAGCTGATCTGGAGCCGCGAGGAGGACCAGGCGCACGACTTCTATCGCCCGATCTCGCAGTGCAAGCTCACGGCGGGTCTCGACGACAAGGGCAATCTCACCGGATTGCACGTGCGCGTCGCGGGCCAGTCGATCAACGCCACGCTCAATCCGCGCGGCATCGTCGGCGGCAAGGACCTGCGGCAGTTGCAGGGCTATTACGCCGAGCCCGGCGACGCCCAGCTCGGCTATCACGTGCCGAATCTCCTGATCGAATACGTGATGCGCAACACCCACGTGCCGGTCGGCCCGTGGCGCGGCGTCAACACCAACCAGAACGCCATCTACATGGAGTGCTTCATCGACGAGGTGGCGAAGGCGGCCGGCAAGGACCCGCTGGAATTCCGCCGCGCCTTGATGAAGGACTATCCGAAGCACCTTGCCGTGCTGAACGCAGCGGCCGGGAAGGGCGGCTGGGGCAAGCCGTTGCCGAACGGTGTGCATCGGGGTCTTGCCCAGTTCATGGGCTACGGCAGCTATTCGGCAGCCGTCGCCGAGGTCTCGGTCTCGGACAAGGGCGCGCTGAAGGTGCACCGGCTGGTGCTGGCGCTCGACTGCGGCCATGCCGTGAACCCCGGCCAGATCGAGGCGCAGGTCCAGGGCTCGGTGGCCTATGGGCTCAGTGCCGCGCTCTACGGCGAGATGCCGGTGGAGAAGGGCCGCATCACCAATCTCAACTTCGATACGTATGAGATCATGCGGCTCGCCGAATTCCCCAAGGTCGAGACCGTCATCGTGCCGACGCACGACTTCTGGGGCGGCGTCGGCGAACCGACGATCTGCGTCGCGGCGCCCGCGGTGCTGAACGCGATCTATGCGGCCACCGGCAAGCCGGTGCGGAGTTTGCCGCTGAAGAACGTGAAGCTCGTTTAG
- a CDS encoding (2Fe-2S)-binding protein, whose product MAKLNINGKVRDVRVEDDTPLLWVIREHVGLTGTKYGCGVAQCGACSVHINGEVQRSCSVPVGSVKATDKIVTIEGLSPNSSHPVQKAWAAVDVPQCGYCQSGQIMAAAALLKKTPRPTDQDIDAAMTNICRCGTYQRIREAVHMAAGTSTTGSKG is encoded by the coding sequence ATGGCGAAACTGAACATAAACGGCAAAGTCCGCGACGTGCGCGTCGAGGACGATACGCCGCTGCTCTGGGTGATCCGCGAACACGTCGGTCTGACTGGCACGAAATACGGCTGCGGCGTGGCGCAATGCGGCGCGTGCTCCGTGCATATCAACGGCGAGGTGCAGCGCTCCTGCTCCGTTCCGGTCGGCAGCGTCAAAGCCACCGACAAGATCGTCACCATCGAGGGGCTGTCGCCCAATTCATCGCATCCGGTGCAGAAGGCCTGGGCTGCGGTCGACGTGCCGCAATGCGGTTACTGCCAGTCCGGCCAGATCATGGCGGCGGCGGCGCTTCTGAAAAAGACGCCGCGCCCGACCGACCAGGACATCGATGCCGCGATGACCAACATCTGTCGCTGCGGCACCTATCAGCGCATCCGCGAGGCCGTGCACATGGCCGCGGGCACCTCCACCACCGGAAGCAAGGGTTGA
- a CDS encoding mechanosensitive ion channel domain-containing protein, translating to MQKITTLALIIFALLTVQPAWSQDVGDAAAHPAPSVTAAQAQQALEVLQDDAKRGQLIQTLQTIAKMSSAQTASATAPAVAADNLGVQIMVQVSNWFGEVSNTLANAARRVTDFPMIFYWSVELAKDPYTRHILIDTAWKLALVLVCALAIEWLVWRALRRPLGAINRYVPLRSRQAEPAPEPADGTPENLGHELKRHSTLATAWQLTLRLPFVLARLVLDLAPVLAFAAVGNLLLATEIGTAATPRVIILAMVNAYVLCRVVLCVVGALVSPAANQPSLFIIRDETAAYITIWARRIVVLAVFGVALANVALLLGLYRPAYFAVVRIIILVVHLLLVVVTLQCRQAVADLIKAPDNAHGVFAIMRNRLADTWHILAIMLNLALWGVWALRVQNGYALLLQYFLSTVAVLVIARLAMVAVMAILDRIFRISPDLIRRYPGLEARANRYFPALRSTVSGIITAITIVALLEVWGIGVTTWFSSSMVGRRLLSAVATIGIASIVALAVWEAANAGMERHLARLARENRFGRAARLRTFLPMLRTTLLAVILTVVALTALSELGVNIAPLLAGAGIIGIAIGFGSQKLVQDLITGLFLLLENAMQVGDSVTVSGLSGVVENLSIRTIRLRAGDGSVHIVPFSSVTSVTNTNRGIGNAAISVSVDYNEDVDHVGEVLKEIVAEMRKEPRFNSMIRGDLDLWGVDKVDATMVTIAGQIQCTDSGRWPVQREFYRRMKKRFQETGIEIARPPSTTVVLQGFQDMPEKKPVGRARAG from the coding sequence ATGCAGAAAATTACGACGCTCGCTCTCATCATCTTCGCGCTTTTGACCGTCCAGCCCGCATGGTCGCAGGACGTAGGAGATGCGGCAGCGCATCCGGCGCCCTCCGTTACCGCCGCGCAGGCCCAGCAGGCGCTCGAAGTGCTTCAGGACGACGCCAAACGCGGCCAGCTGATCCAGACGCTGCAGACCATCGCCAAGATGTCCTCGGCCCAAACGGCTTCGGCAACCGCTCCGGCCGTGGCCGCCGACAATCTCGGCGTCCAGATCATGGTGCAGGTCTCGAACTGGTTCGGCGAGGTGTCGAACACGCTCGCCAACGCGGCACGCCGGGTCACCGACTTCCCGATGATCTTTTACTGGTCGGTCGAACTGGCCAAGGACCCGTACACCCGCCACATCCTGATCGACACCGCGTGGAAGCTCGCGCTGGTGCTCGTCTGCGCGCTCGCCATCGAGTGGCTGGTCTGGCGCGCGTTGCGAAGGCCGCTTGGTGCGATCAATCGATATGTGCCGCTGCGCAGCCGCCAGGCGGAGCCGGCGCCCGAGCCCGCCGATGGAACGCCGGAGAATCTCGGCCATGAGTTGAAGCGACACAGCACCCTCGCCACCGCTTGGCAGCTCACATTGCGGCTGCCATTTGTGCTGGCGCGACTCGTGCTCGATCTCGCGCCGGTGCTGGCCTTTGCCGCCGTCGGCAACCTGCTGCTCGCGACCGAGATCGGCACCGCGGCGACGCCGCGCGTCATCATCCTGGCGATGGTGAACGCTTATGTTCTGTGCCGCGTGGTGCTTTGCGTCGTTGGCGCGCTGGTCTCGCCTGCAGCGAACCAGCCGAGCCTGTTCATCATCCGCGACGAGACCGCGGCCTACATCACGATCTGGGCGCGGCGCATTGTCGTGCTCGCGGTGTTCGGAGTGGCACTGGCCAACGTGGCACTGCTGCTCGGACTCTATCGGCCGGCCTACTTCGCCGTCGTGCGGATCATCATCCTGGTGGTGCACCTGCTGCTGGTGGTCGTCACCCTGCAATGCCGACAGGCCGTGGCCGATCTCATCAAGGCGCCGGACAATGCCCACGGCGTCTTTGCCATCATGCGCAACCGCCTGGCCGACACCTGGCACATCCTCGCGATCATGCTCAATCTCGCGCTGTGGGGCGTCTGGGCGCTGCGCGTGCAGAACGGCTACGCGCTGCTGCTGCAGTATTTCCTCTCCACGGTCGCCGTGCTGGTCATCGCACGGCTTGCCATGGTCGCCGTGATGGCGATCCTCGACCGGATCTTCCGCATCAGCCCGGATCTCATCCGCCGCTATCCGGGCCTCGAAGCGCGCGCCAACCGGTATTTCCCCGCCTTGCGATCGACCGTGTCCGGCATCATCACCGCGATCACGATCGTGGCGCTGCTTGAAGTGTGGGGCATCGGCGTCACCACATGGTTCTCCTCCAGCATGGTCGGCCGGCGGCTGCTCTCCGCCGTCGCGACCATCGGCATCGCCAGCATCGTGGCGCTCGCCGTCTGGGAGGCCGCCAACGCCGGCATGGAGCGGCATCTGGCGCGGCTCGCACGCGAAAACCGTTTTGGCCGGGCGGCGCGGCTGCGCACGTTCCTGCCGATGCTGCGCACCACGCTGCTCGCTGTCATCCTGACGGTCGTCGCACTGACGGCGCTGAGCGAACTCGGCGTCAACATCGCGCCGTTGCTCGCCGGCGCAGGCATCATCGGCATCGCCATCGGCTTCGGCTCGCAGAAGCTCGTGCAGGACTTGATCACGGGGCTGTTCCTGCTGCTCGAAAACGCCATGCAGGTCGGCGACTCCGTCACGGTGTCAGGCCTCAGCGGCGTGGTCGAGAATCTGTCGATCCGCACCATCCGGCTTCGCGCCGGCGACGGCTCGGTGCACATCGTGCCGTTCAGCTCGGTAACGAGCGTCACCAACACCAACCGCGGCATCGGCAACGCCGCGATCAGCGTGAGCGTCGACTACAACGAGGACGTCGATCACGTTGGCGAGGTGCTGAAGGAGATCGTCGCAGAAATGCGGAAGGAGCCGCGCTTCAATTCAATGATCCGCGGCGACCTCGATCTGTGGGGCGTCGACAAGGTCGACGCCACCATGGTGACGATCGCGGGTCAAATCCAATGCACCGACAGCGGCCGCTGGCCGGTGCAGCGCGAGTTCTACCGGCGGATGAAGAAGCGCTTCCAGGAGACCGGTATCGAAATCGCGCGGCCACCATCGACGACCGTGGTGCTGCAGGGCTTTCAGGACATGCCGGAGAAGAAGCCGGTCGGCCGGGCCCGGGCGGGATAG